The proteins below are encoded in one region of Clostridium estertheticum:
- a CDS encoding tRNA 4-thiouridine(8) synthase ThiI, whose protein sequence is MTTALAMISGGLDSTLAAKLVKDQGIEVIGICFKSNFFGEKNALKMVKQIGIPLEVIDFSDAHFEMMKNPKHGYGKNMNPCIDCHAMMMRYCGDLLEKFHADFIITGEVLNQRPMSQNRSSLDIVKNESGVGHKILRPLCAKNLNPTQMEIDGLIDREALMDIKGRNRKVQMELASKWGILDYPSPAGGCKLTEPNYSIRLKDLLENKENPTKIDLKLLKIGRQFRLSKDSKIISTRTEKEGDLLEQLLTREDLMFLAKDYNGSTVAIIGIATNEDIEFAARITGRYCKGRGEKIVSIGYGKDDQSLDTSIDVMPATDEQINNYIIN, encoded by the coding sequence ATGACAACAGCTTTGGCTATGATTTCGGGGGGCCTTGATAGTACTCTCGCAGCAAAACTTGTAAAAGATCAAGGAATAGAAGTTATTGGTATATGCTTTAAATCAAACTTTTTTGGAGAAAAAAATGCATTGAAAATGGTTAAACAAATAGGTATACCTTTAGAAGTTATAGATTTTTCAGATGCGCATTTTGAAATGATGAAAAATCCAAAACATGGTTATGGTAAAAATATGAATCCTTGTATTGATTGCCATGCCATGATGATGAGGTATTGTGGAGATTTGCTCGAAAAATTCCATGCTGATTTTATTATTACAGGAGAAGTTTTGAACCAAAGACCTATGTCTCAAAACAGATCATCTTTAGACATAGTAAAAAATGAATCCGGAGTAGGTCATAAAATATTAAGACCATTATGTGCAAAAAATCTTAATCCAACTCAAATGGAGATTGATGGTCTAATAGATAGAGAAGCGCTTATGGACATAAAAGGAAGAAATAGAAAGGTTCAAATGGAACTTGCGAGTAAGTGGGGTATTTTAGATTATCCATCACCTGCTGGTGGGTGTAAACTTACAGAACCTAATTATTCTATAAGACTTAAGGATCTTTTAGAGAATAAAGAAAATCCAACAAAAATAGATTTGAAATTACTGAAAATAGGTAGGCAGTTTAGATTATCTAAAGATTCAAAAATTATATCTACAAGAACGGAGAAAGAGGGAGACCTTTTAGAACAACTTTTAACAAGAGAGGACTTGATGTTTTTAGCTAAGGACTATAACGGTTCTACAGTTGCTATAATAGGTATTGCTACAAATGAAGACATTGAATTCGCAGCAAGAATAACGGGTAGGTATTGTAAAGGGCGAGGCGAGAAAATTGTATCTATTGGTTATGGAAAAGATGACCAGAGTCTAGATACATCTATAGATGTTATGCCTGCAACGGATGAGCAAATAAATAACTATATTATAAATTAG
- a CDS encoding GerAB/ArcD/ProY family transporter, with translation MADREKVEDFGLFTTIVVAIVGVGIFSAPREVINKVGSDAWIVTIICGIAISLLLYLIYRVMKKNNFEDLTSILQNNFGKLFGGIVAITFSIYSIFIVSLGMREFVEVIKLYLLRRTPTEFILMITILAGTYLVRGEIGDLIKFNEISFWVMFIPAFAVLILTVINADFTNLLPVLHNKPFEYFKASKYILFCFGGIEIAYLILPYVKNKKDCLGVLKKSVIFVTVFYLIIMIFVLAVFSKAQSKVLLWPTITMIKSLDIPDTFIEHWEGVVMAFWIFFYFTTFVNTYFFSCEIVKNVVKLKDTKLSSLLIMPIIYVIALYPKNIAEIYNLQFKTTPVLLTAIFLFVVLPILILIIGECKDRGRGGSKDEI, from the coding sequence ATGGCAGATAGAGAAAAGGTTGAGGATTTTGGACTATTTACAACCATTGTGGTAGCAATAGTTGGTGTAGGAATTTTTTCTGCTCCAAGGGAGGTCATAAATAAAGTAGGTAGCGATGCATGGATAGTTACTATTATTTGTGGGATAGCAATTTCTTTATTATTGTATCTTATATACAGGGTAATGAAGAAAAATAACTTCGAGGATCTCACAAGTATATTGCAAAATAATTTTGGTAAGCTCTTTGGAGGGATTGTTGCTATTACTTTTTCAATTTATAGCATATTCATTGTGTCCCTTGGGATGAGAGAGTTTGTCGAAGTAATTAAACTATATTTATTAAGGCGAACTCCTACAGAATTTATTTTAATGATCACTATTTTGGCAGGAACATATTTAGTAAGAGGGGAAATAGGTGATTTAATTAAGTTTAATGAAATATCATTTTGGGTTATGTTTATTCCGGCATTTGCAGTGTTAATACTCACTGTAATAAATGCGGACTTCACAAACTTATTACCAGTACTTCACAATAAGCCATTTGAATATTTCAAGGCTTCTAAATATATTCTGTTTTGTTTTGGTGGAATAGAAATAGCATACCTTATTCTTCCATATGTTAAAAATAAAAAAGATTGTTTAGGTGTGTTAAAAAAGAGTGTAATATTTGTAACAGTCTTTTATTTGATAATCATGATTTTTGTTTTAGCTGTGTTTTCTAAAGCACAGAGTAAAGTGTTATTATGGCCAACTATTACTATGATAAAGTCATTAGATATACCAGACACGTTTATAGAACACTGGGAAGGTGTAGTTATGGCATTTTGGATATTCTTTTATTTCACAACATTTGTCAATACTTATTTCTTCTCGTGTGAAATTGTAAAAAATGTAGTTAAGTTAAAGGATACTAAGTTATCTTCGCTTTTAATTATGCCTATTATTTATGTCATAGCGTTATATCCAAAGAATATAGCTGAAATTTATAATTTGCAATTTAAAACTACTCCCGTATTATTAACAGCAATATTTCTTTTTGTAGTGTTACCGATCCTCATATTAATTATAGGCGAATGTAAAGATCGCGGAAGGGGGGGAAGCAAAGATGAAATTTAA
- a CDS encoding D-alanine--D-alanine ligase family protein has protein sequence MKKKVAILFGGQSTEHEVSRASATSVLKNIDQTKYDIYPIGITKDGLWFQYTGKVENIENGEWETDEYFKMPEGQKVLFNKEVDVVFPVLHGSFGEDGTIQGMCKLYNIPCVGPGVMSSAICMDKIYTKYLLEKFNVKQADYVVINASEYVKDKDNLIARIEKELGYPVFIKPANGGSSVGITKAHDQKELIVGVIDALKYDRKILVEQAINAREIEVGVMGNDDPKAAIPGEVIPAKEFYDYEAKYKNEESKLLIPAALNEAKLQSVKDEAIKIYKILDCAGMARVDFLVDKETEDIYLNEVNTIPGFTKISMYPKMWQATGKTYVELIDELIELAIERNNK, from the coding sequence ATGAAAAAGAAAGTAGCGATATTATTTGGTGGACAGTCTACAGAACATGAAGTCTCGAGAGCGTCAGCAACATCAGTACTTAAAAATATTGATCAAACAAAATATGACATATACCCTATAGGAATAACTAAGGACGGGTTATGGTTTCAATATACTGGAAAAGTAGAAAATATAGAAAATGGAGAATGGGAAACGGACGAGTATTTTAAAATGCCAGAGGGTCAAAAGGTTTTATTTAATAAAGAAGTAGATGTAGTATTTCCAGTATTACATGGTTCTTTTGGAGAAGATGGAACTATTCAAGGTATGTGTAAATTGTATAATATCCCTTGTGTAGGACCCGGAGTAATGTCTTCTGCTATTTGTATGGATAAAATATATACAAAATATTTGCTAGAAAAATTTAATGTAAAGCAAGCTGATTATGTGGTAATAAATGCGAGTGAATATGTAAAAGACAAAGATAATCTGATAGCGAGGATAGAAAAGGAATTGGGATATCCAGTATTTATTAAACCGGCTAATGGTGGTTCTTCAGTAGGTATAACAAAGGCACACGATCAAAAAGAATTAATAGTTGGAGTCATCGATGCCCTAAAATATGATAGAAAAATTTTAGTTGAGCAGGCTATTAATGCAAGGGAAATTGAAGTAGGAGTGATGGGGAATGATGATCCAAAGGCTGCTATTCCAGGAGAGGTAATCCCAGCAAAAGAGTTTTATGATTATGAAGCTAAATATAAAAATGAGGAATCTAAGCTTTTAATACCAGCAGCGCTAAATGAAGCAAAACTACAGAGTGTTAAAGATGAAGCTATAAAAATTTACAAAATATTAGATTGTGCTGGAATGGCAAGAGTGGATTTCCTTGTAGATAAAGAAACAGAAGATATTTATTTAAATGAGGTTAATACTATACCAGGGTTTACTAAAATAAGTATGTACCCTAAAATGTGGCAAGCTACAGGTAAAACTTATGTGGAACTTATTGATGAGCTTATTGAACTAGCTATTGAAAGAAATAATAAATAG
- a CDS encoding Ger(x)C family spore germination protein: MKFKKILPIILSCILLSGCWDKVEIDRRNFISTIAVDPGEDIGKEKTLKDIKSDDPFPERQIKKINVTYGFPDMSMLVTGKSEGALDKYINTDASSMEDAYSEATAKSSKDIFMGHTKLLILSSNLLKHKDTVKEIIDYLQRDPSINRMMQVVVSDGLAQDYVKFKPMTENSTQYYISGLMDNSKKNSRIMSTTLNEFLILLSENGNALLPRITIDKQKNELMLTGAAIIRDYELKGYFTPLELLDIQMLNGKFKVGKKVIYVDGHPVDYVIDGYTRKMKVIQEGSKLTINVNINLEGQISEYYVGKKILDKGELQRLQNNFNKSISKECEKIMEIAIKEFGIDPFGTREYIEKFKPDLWSKIEKDWNDEYKKISVNVIVNTEIRRIGAVQ; encoded by the coding sequence ATGAAATTTAAAAAAATTTTACCGATCATCCTAAGTTGTATTTTATTAAGTGGATGTTGGGATAAGGTGGAAATTGATAGGCGAAACTTTATATCTACTATAGCTGTTGACCCTGGAGAAGATATTGGTAAAGAGAAAACGTTAAAGGATATTAAATCTGATGATCCATTTCCTGAGAGGCAAATCAAAAAAATTAATGTAACTTATGGATTTCCAGACATGAGTATGCTCGTAACAGGAAAAAGTGAAGGTGCTTTGGATAAGTATATTAATACTGATGCATCTTCCATGGAAGATGCATATTCTGAAGCTACAGCTAAGAGCAGTAAAGATATATTCATGGGACATACAAAGCTTTTAATATTAAGTAGCAATTTATTGAAACATAAGGATACGGTTAAAGAAATAATCGATTATTTGCAGCGAGACCCTAGCATAAATAGGATGATGCAGGTAGTTGTTTCAGACGGTTTAGCGCAGGATTATGTAAAATTTAAACCTATGACTGAAAATAGCACGCAATATTATATTTCAGGACTTATGGATAATAGCAAGAAAAATTCTAGGATTATGAGCACTACTTTAAATGAATTCCTTATATTGTTAAGTGAAAATGGCAATGCGTTATTACCTAGAATAACTATAGATAAGCAAAAAAATGAATTAATGTTAACAGGTGCTGCCATAATTCGCGATTATGAACTAAAAGGATATTTTACGCCACTTGAATTACTAGATATTCAAATGCTAAATGGTAAGTTTAAAGTTGGTAAAAAAGTTATCTATGTAGATGGTCATCCTGTCGATTATGTTATAGATGGATATACAAGAAAAATGAAAGTGATTCAGGAAGGCAGTAAGTTAACTATTAATGTAAATATCAACCTTGAGGGGCAGATAAGTGAATATTATGTAGGCAAGAAAATACTTGATAAAGGAGAGCTGCAAAGGTTACAAAATAATTTTAATAAGTCTATTAGTAAAGAATGTGAAAAAATCATGGAAATTGCTATAAAAGAATTTGGCATAGATCCCTTTGGTACCAGAGAATATATAGAAAAGTTTAAACCAGATTTATGGAGCAAAATAGAGAAAGATTGGAATGATGAGTATAAAAAGATATCAGTAAATGTAATTGTTAATACTGAAATTAGAAGAATTGGAGCAGTTCAGTGA
- the ypeB gene encoding germination protein YpeB, whose protein sequence is MKVSKKRILYTSIVTIIVVFSTMFAILMFLERLDYRNYLQAEYSKNMYELVDSVQNIRVNLGKSAIVGSPEQSIIVFEEVFRYSATANDKLHSLPIDQAVVGDTSKFLTQVGDFCYTLAQASSEGKELTDKQYEVIDKLEMQSYTLQEQLNNVLSEINEGKVKWGEIRKKSSGVIAKTGENLVTQRFTGIQKQIVQYPALIYDGPFSDNVVEIKPKVLSEKEISEKKAVEVINNMFGKDKIENIEYKQQAGKTNIPTYTFHIAFKGRAKGDPKTVIEISKNGGKVVYLLDNRTIGKATLNIQKAIEGGSKFLSKIGYENMESTYTLNYGNTAVVAYVYKQGNVAIYPDQVKLKIALDDGSIIGIESEKFLVSHVERREIIAPKITEDKAQEKVGKRLKINKISLAIIPTETNKEVLCYEFLGSYKGKDFIVYINASTGYEQRIIEIIDTPNGKLTI, encoded by the coding sequence ATGAAAGTGTCAAAGAAAAGGATTTTGTATACAAGTATTGTAACTATAATTGTTGTGTTTTCAACTATGTTTGCTATATTAATGTTTTTGGAAAGATTAGATTATAGAAATTATCTTCAGGCAGAATATAGTAAAAATATGTATGAACTTGTCGACTCTGTACAAAATATAAGAGTAAATCTAGGCAAATCAGCTATTGTTGGTTCCCCTGAGCAAAGTATAATAGTATTTGAAGAGGTTTTTAGATATTCTGCCACTGCAAACGATAAATTGCATTCGTTGCCAATTGATCAAGCAGTTGTTGGAGATACTAGCAAATTTTTAACTCAAGTAGGGGATTTTTGTTATACTTTAGCCCAAGCATCATCGGAAGGAAAGGAACTTACTGATAAGCAGTATGAGGTAATTGATAAATTAGAAATGCAGTCATATACACTTCAAGAACAATTAAATAATGTGCTTTCTGAAATAAATGAAGGCAAAGTTAAATGGGGAGAAATTAGGAAGAAAAGTAGTGGGGTAATTGCAAAAACAGGTGAAAATCTTGTGACTCAAAGATTTACAGGTATACAAAAACAAATAGTCCAATATCCAGCATTAATATATGATGGGCCTTTTTCTGATAATGTCGTCGAAATAAAGCCTAAAGTATTGTCTGAAAAGGAAATTAGTGAGAAAAAGGCAGTCGAGGTAATAAATAATATGTTTGGCAAAGATAAAATTGAGAATATTGAGTATAAGCAGCAAGCTGGAAAGACAAATATACCAACCTATACATTTCATATAGCATTTAAGGGAAGAGCAAAAGGTGACCCTAAAACAGTAATAGAAATAAGCAAAAATGGAGGCAAGGTAGTTTATTTGTTGGATAATAGGACTATAGGTAAAGCAACATTAAATATCCAAAAAGCAATAGAAGGCGGAAGTAAGTTTCTTAGCAAAATAGGATATGAAAATATGGAGTCTACATACACTTTAAACTATGGTAATACAGCGGTAGTAGCTTATGTGTATAAGCAAGGCAATGTAGCTATTTATCCAGATCAAGTAAAGCTTAAGATTGCTTTAGATGATGGTAGCATTATAGGAATTGAATCTGAAAAATTTTTAGTTTCCCATGTAGAAAGGAGAGAAATCATTGCTCCGAAAATAACCGAAGATAAAGCACAAGAAAAGGTTGGTAAAAGGCTGAAAATAAACAAAATTAGTTTAGCGATTATACCTACCGAGACAAATAAAGAAGTTTTATGTTATGAATTCTTGGGATCATATAAGGGAAAAGATTTTATAGTATACATTAATGCTAGTACTGGTTATGAACAAAGAATAATAGAAATAATTGATACGCCTAATGGAAAACTAACAATTTAG
- the spoIIR gene encoding stage II sporulation protein R yields the protein MKKFILTSFAVIIIILIALNSTSLSGKASQSDVASKLIRFHVIANSDDKIDQNLKLKVRDSVLKYISPKIVDCKNIKESRKIINNENKNIKKIAERVIKENGFKYSVATSLSEEYFPVKTYGNITLPQGKYEAYRIIIGTGKGQNWWCVMFPPLCFVDITKGNVSYEKTEKEMKTVLSDDEYKMVDNTVSSKKIIVKFKLGEIFTKLFS from the coding sequence ATGAAAAAGTTTATATTAACAAGTTTTGCCGTAATAATTATAATTTTAATAGCTCTAAATTCAACGAGTTTAAGTGGGAAAGCAAGCCAAAGCGATGTTGCGAGCAAACTTATAAGATTTCATGTAATAGCTAATAGTGATGATAAAATAGATCAAAATTTAAAATTAAAAGTAAGAGATTCTGTTTTAAAATATATATCACCAAAAATTGTGGATTGCAAAAATATAAAAGAGTCAAGAAAGATTATAAATAATGAAAATAAAAATATAAAAAAAATTGCGGAAAGGGTTATAAAAGAAAATGGTTTTAAATATTCAGTAGCTACATCTCTATCAGAGGAATATTTTCCGGTTAAAACCTATGGAAATATAACTTTGCCTCAAGGCAAATATGAGGCTTATAGAATAATTATTGGAACGGGCAAAGGACAAAACTGGTGGTGTGTAATGTTTCCTCCACTATGTTTTGTAGATATTACAAAAGGTAACGTATCTTATGAAAAAACTGAAAAAGAAATGAAAACAGTATTATCTGATGATGAGTATAAAATGGTAGACAATACTGTTAGTAGCAAAAAAATAATTGTTAAATTTAAACTAGGAGAAATTTTCACTAAATTATTTAGCTAA